A portion of the Cyanobium sp. PCC 7001 genome contains these proteins:
- the uvrC gene encoding excinuclease ABC subunit UvrC gives MTALPLLQQPERLRERLRELPTEPGCYLMRDAADRILYIGKAKVLRNRVRSYFQSGRGHGHSPRIALMVRQVCDLEFIVTDSEAEALALESNLIKHHQPHFNVLLKDDKKYPYLCITWSEAYPRIFITRQRRFRSPLDRFYGPYVDVGLLRRTLAVVKRVFPLRQRPQPLYRDRTCLNYDIGRCPGVCQQKISSEDYHRTLRQVAMVFQGRNEELLELLRAQMDRYAERLDFESAARVRDQLQGIGTLTADQKMSTGDSSVSRDVIALASDERLASVQLFQMRAGKLVGRLGYMAEVPATAPDQQDLGPILQRVVEEHYSQVEPVEIPPELLLQHPLPQQDLIEAWLSERRGRKVRLAVPQRQQKAEMIELVVRNASYELQRAQRASEQNLLATEDLAQLLELPVPPRRIEGYDISHIQGSDAVASQVVFVDGLPAKQHYRKYRIQSSSIRAGHSDDFMAMAEIMRRRFRRWAQAKAAGADLRELRRAAGSALHTEGLNDWPDVVMIDGGKGQLSAVMEALRELDLHEELVVCSLAKQREEVFVPGARQPLESEAEQLGVQLLRRLRDEAHRFAVSFHRQQRGERMKRSRLSDIPGLGPKRVKDLLAHFRSIDAIQLASPAQIAEAPGVGPALARQVWDYFHPAQELEPADGSSSDRENERPLELAG, from the coding sequence TTGACGGCCCTTCCCCTGCTGCAGCAACCCGAGCGGCTGCGTGAACGGCTCCGCGAGCTGCCCACTGAGCCCGGCTGCTACCTGATGCGCGATGCCGCCGACCGCATCCTCTACATCGGCAAGGCGAAGGTGCTGCGCAACCGGGTGCGCAGCTACTTCCAGAGCGGCCGGGGCCACGGCCACAGCCCCCGCATCGCGCTGATGGTGCGCCAGGTGTGCGACCTGGAGTTCATCGTCACCGACAGCGAGGCGGAGGCGCTGGCGCTCGAATCGAACCTGATCAAGCACCACCAGCCGCACTTCAATGTGCTGCTCAAGGACGACAAGAAATATCCCTATCTCTGCATCACCTGGAGCGAGGCCTACCCCCGCATCTTCATCACCCGCCAGCGCCGCTTCCGCTCGCCGCTCGATCGCTTCTACGGGCCCTACGTGGACGTGGGCCTGCTGCGCCGCACCCTGGCGGTGGTGAAGCGGGTGTTCCCGCTGCGCCAGCGGCCGCAGCCGCTGTACCGCGACCGCACCTGCCTCAACTACGACATCGGTCGCTGCCCCGGGGTGTGCCAGCAGAAGATCAGCTCGGAGGACTACCACCGCACCCTGCGCCAGGTGGCGATGGTGTTCCAGGGGCGCAACGAGGAGCTGCTGGAGCTGCTGCGAGCCCAGATGGATCGCTACGCCGAACGTCTCGATTTCGAGAGCGCGGCCCGGGTGCGCGACCAGCTCCAGGGCATCGGCACCCTCACCGCCGACCAGAAGATGAGCACCGGCGACAGCTCCGTGAGCCGCGACGTCATCGCCCTGGCTTCCGATGAGCGGCTGGCGTCGGTGCAGCTGTTTCAGATGCGGGCAGGCAAGCTGGTCGGCCGGTTGGGCTACATGGCGGAGGTGCCGGCTACGGCGCCGGACCAGCAGGATCTGGGGCCGATCCTGCAGCGCGTTGTGGAGGAGCACTACAGCCAGGTGGAGCCGGTGGAGATCCCCCCCGAGCTCCTGTTGCAGCACCCCCTGCCCCAGCAGGATCTGATCGAGGCCTGGCTGAGCGAGCGGCGCGGCCGCAAGGTGAGGCTGGCGGTGCCCCAGCGGCAGCAGAAGGCCGAGATGATCGAGCTGGTGGTGCGCAACGCCAGCTACGAGCTGCAGCGGGCCCAGCGGGCCAGTGAACAGAATCTGCTCGCCACCGAGGATCTGGCCCAGCTGCTGGAGCTGCCGGTGCCGCCCCGGCGGATCGAGGGCTACGACATCAGCCACATTCAGGGCAGCGATGCCGTGGCCTCCCAGGTGGTGTTCGTCGACGGGCTGCCCGCCAAGCAGCACTACCGCAAGTACAGGATTCAGAGCAGCTCCATCCGGGCCGGCCATTCCGACGACTTCATGGCCATGGCTGAGATCATGCGGCGCCGCTTCCGCCGCTGGGCCCAGGCCAAGGCCGCTGGGGCCGACCTGCGGGAGCTGCGTCGCGCCGCCGGTTCAGCGCTGCACACCGAAGGGCTCAACGACTGGCCCGACGTGGTGATGATCGACGGCGGCAAGGGCCAGCTCTCGGCCGTGATGGAGGCCCTGCGGGAGCTCGACCTGCATGAGGAGCTGGTGGTGTGTTCCCTGGCCAAACAGCGGGAGGAGGTGTTCGTACCGGGGGCCCGCCAGCCGCTGGAGAGCGAGGCGGAGCAACTGGGGGTTCAGCTGCTCAGGCGCCTGCGGGACGAGGCCCACCGCTTTGCGGTGAGCTTCCACCGCCAGCAACGGGGCGAGCGGATGAAGCGGTCCCGCCTCTCCGACATCCCCGGGCTCGGTCCCAAGCGGGTGAAGGATCTGCTGGCCCACTTCCGGTCGATCGATGCGATCCAGCTGGCCAGCCCCGCCCAGATTGCGGAGGCCCCCGGCGTGGGTCCTGCCCTGGCGCGCCAGGTGTGGGACTATTTCCACCCCGCCCAGGAGCTTGAGCCTGCGGACGGCAGCAGCTCCGACCGGGAGAATGAACGCCCCCTGGAGCTGGCCGGTTGA
- a CDS encoding cryptochrome/photolyase family protein: MTTGIWILGDQLSHRQSALDAHAASKAKVRVLLVESASVLAQRRYHRQKLVLVWSAMRHFAAELREAGWQVDHVMADSFKQALETWIAAHGITELHLMEPADRPFRAAVVALHGRLERRTQGREAAPRAPRLVWHASNAFLWSPEAFAAWAGRYRQLRMELFYREGRRRFGVLLDGDGEPLGGQWNFDRANRKAPPKGLRGPEPLCFSPDGITEAVIARVEALPDLPGTARPFNWAVTRGQALEVLEHFISTRLDGFGPYQDAMVGGQPTLWHGLLSPYLNLGLLHPLEVIQRLEQAGRERGTPLASLEGVIRQILGWREYTHGLYHWFGSDYPARNHFQHHRPLPPWFESLGGSGLNCLESVFAELATSGYAHHIQRLMVLANYGLIAGLDPQALTAWFHRMFIDGHDWVMQTNVLGMGLFADGGLLASKPYAASGNYINRMSTYCKGCRYEVKQRTGPTACPFNALYWEFLDRHRDSLGRNLRMALVMKQLEKLPETELEAIRTTASEHRAAVAGQEHGGETGGS, encoded by the coding sequence ATGACCACGGGAATCTGGATTCTGGGCGACCAGCTCAGCCACCGGCAGAGTGCCCTGGATGCCCATGCCGCCAGCAAGGCGAAGGTGCGTGTGCTGCTGGTGGAGAGCGCGTCGGTGCTGGCCCAGCGCCGCTACCACCGTCAGAAGCTGGTGCTGGTGTGGAGCGCCATGCGCCACTTCGCCGCCGAGCTGCGTGAGGCGGGCTGGCAGGTGGATCACGTCATGGCGGACAGCTTCAAGCAGGCCCTCGAGACCTGGATCGCCGCGCACGGCATCACGGAACTGCACCTGATGGAGCCGGCCGACCGGCCCTTCCGCGCTGCCGTGGTGGCCCTGCATGGGCGCCTGGAGCGGCGGACTCAGGGTAGGGAGGCGGCACCCCGTGCCCCACGGCTGGTGTGGCATGCCTCCAATGCCTTCCTCTGGAGCCCGGAGGCGTTCGCCGCCTGGGCGGGCCGCTACAGGCAGCTGCGCATGGAGCTCTTCTACCGGGAGGGCCGCCGCCGCTTCGGCGTGCTGCTGGATGGCGATGGGGAACCCCTGGGCGGGCAGTGGAACTTCGATCGGGCCAACCGCAAGGCCCCCCCCAAGGGCCTGCGGGGGCCCGAACCGCTGTGCTTCAGCCCCGATGGCATCACCGAGGCGGTGATCGCCCGGGTGGAGGCCCTGCCCGACCTGCCTGGCACCGCCCGCCCCTTCAACTGGGCCGTGACCCGTGGCCAGGCGCTGGAGGTGCTGGAGCACTTCATCAGCACCCGGCTGGATGGGTTCGGTCCCTATCAGGACGCCATGGTGGGCGGTCAGCCCACCCTCTGGCATGGCCTGCTCTCGCCCTATCTGAATCTCGGTCTGCTGCACCCTCTGGAGGTGATCCAGCGGCTGGAGCAGGCCGGCCGGGAGCGCGGCACCCCCCTGGCCAGCCTGGAGGGGGTGATCCGCCAGATCCTCGGCTGGAGGGAATACACCCATGGCCTCTACCACTGGTTCGGCTCCGACTACCCGGCCCGGAACCATTTCCAGCACCACCGCCCGCTGCCGCCCTGGTTCGAAAGCCTCGGCGGCAGCGGTCTGAACTGCCTGGAGAGCGTGTTCGCCGAGCTCGCCACCAGCGGCTACGCCCACCACATCCAGCGGCTGATGGTGCTCGCCAACTATGGCCTGATCGCCGGTCTCGATCCCCAGGCCCTCACTGCCTGGTTCCACCGGATGTTCATCGACGGCCACGACTGGGTGATGCAGACCAACGTGCTCGGCATGGGGCTGTTCGCCGACGGCGGCCTGCTGGCCAGCAAGCCCTATGCCGCCAGCGGCAATTACATCAATCGGATGAGCACCTACTGCAAGGGCTGCCGCTACGAGGTCAAGCAGCGCACGGGCCCCACTGCCTGCCCTTTCAATGCCCTGTACTGGGAGTTTCTCGATCGCCACCGCGATTCCCTGGGCCGCAATCTCCGCATGGCGTTGGTGATGAAGCAGCTTGAGAAGCTGCCGGAAACGGAGCTCGAGGCCATCCGCACCACCGCATCGGAGCATCGTGCGGCTGTTGCAGGGCAGGAACACGGTGGTGAAACCGGCGGCTCCTAG
- the msrA gene encoding peptide-methionine (S)-S-oxide reductase MsrA — MLGGLLTLPLLIGRPVPLPIGAAQARVLPDPALDPGRRAGPIQVAVLAGGCFWGMEAIFEEIRGVRQVETGYAGGSAGTATYSQVSRGGTGHAEGIRITYDPGQVSYGELLKVFFAVAHDPTEVNRQGPDVGEQYRSAIFTTDPELQRVARAYIRQLDAAGVFPRPIATTVEASDRFFPAEAYHQDFVRRNPAHPYVVVHDLPKLATFRDTFPELRRQEQGTGN; from the coding sequence GTGCTGGGGGGGCTGCTGACCCTGCCGCTGCTGATCGGCCGGCCGGTTCCCCTGCCGATCGGGGCGGCCCAGGCCAGGGTGCTGCCCGATCCAGCCCTGGATCCTGGCCGCCGGGCCGGTCCCATCCAGGTGGCGGTGCTGGCCGGCGGCTGCTTCTGGGGCATGGAGGCGATCTTCGAGGAGATCCGGGGCGTGCGGCAGGTGGAAACGGGCTACGCCGGCGGCTCGGCCGGCACCGCCACCTACAGCCAGGTGAGCCGCGGTGGAACCGGCCATGCCGAGGGCATCCGCATCACCTACGACCCCGGCCAGGTGAGCTACGGCGAACTGCTCAAGGTGTTCTTCGCCGTGGCCCACGACCCCACCGAGGTGAACCGCCAGGGGCCCGATGTGGGCGAGCAGTACCGCTCGGCGATCTTCACCACCGATCCGGAGCTGCAGCGTGTGGCGCGCGCCTACATCCGCCAGCTGGACGCGGCCGGCGTGTTCCCCAGACCGATCGCCACCACGGTGGAGGCCAGTGACCGCTTCTTCCCCGCCGAGGCCTACCACCAGGATTTCGTGCGCCGCAATCCGGCCCACCCCTACGTGGTGGTGCACGATCTGCCCAAACTGGCCACGTTCCGGGACACCTTTCCGGAGCTGCGCCGCCAGGAGCAAGGGACTGGAAACTAG
- a CDS encoding SulP family inorganic anion transporter, with the protein MRSPFRQAPPLRALRRSRTWASSRLENWRGDLTGGITTAVVALPLALAFGVASGAGAIAGLWGAIVLGLIAAPLGGTPSQVSGPTGPMTVIMAGIISLLGARYGSESGLAMAFTVALLAGGFQVVFGLLRLGQYITLMPYSVISGFMSGIGVIIVVLQLPALLGLSLRGSVPAILGALPGALGGMSGWALLFGLATFALVRLYPRRWNAWLPGPLAALVLLTLLSQLLPAEALPRLGTIPQGLPQLRWPQLDLNDLRLLGGFALTLGVLGSIDSLLTSLVADNITRSQHDSDRELIGQGIGNMAAALLGGLPGAGATMRTVTNVQAGGRTPLSGMVHSLVLLVLTVGAGGLARPIPLAVLAGILLHVGIEIIDWAFLARAPALSWRTTGLMWLVLLLTVFWDLVTAVVIGVFLANVLTIKGQAEALARSSQQVRGGGEGASYLDAREQELVERAGSDLLLLSFTGPLSFGSSRYLTQLLNNSSAYGTLVLDLSTVTHLGVTASLAIEALCRDAVQQERRILIAATDPQQVERLRRLGLGRNRAVQLVGSRREALERASGEQEVIPPTELSSPAPAPQEPPEGIAGGSRPSATAAQR; encoded by the coding sequence ATGCGTTCCCCCTTCCGGCAGGCGCCGCCACTGCGGGCCCTGCGCCGCAGCCGCACCTGGGCCAGCTCACGGCTCGAGAACTGGCGCGGCGACCTCACCGGCGGCATCACCACGGCCGTGGTGGCCCTGCCCCTGGCCCTGGCCTTCGGGGTGGCGTCGGGAGCCGGGGCGATCGCCGGACTGTGGGGGGCGATCGTGCTGGGGCTGATCGCGGCGCCCCTGGGAGGTACCCCCTCCCAGGTGTCGGGACCCACGGGACCGATGACCGTGATCATGGCCGGCATCATCAGCCTGCTCGGCGCCCGTTACGGCAGTGAGTCGGGCCTGGCGATGGCCTTCACCGTGGCGTTGCTGGCCGGCGGGTTCCAGGTGGTGTTCGGGCTGCTGCGGCTGGGCCAGTACATCACCCTCATGCCCTACTCCGTCATTTCCGGGTTCATGTCCGGCATCGGGGTCATCATCGTGGTGCTGCAGCTGCCGGCCCTGCTGGGGTTGAGTCTGCGCGGCTCCGTGCCCGCCATCCTGGGGGCGCTGCCCGGCGCCCTGGGCGGCATGAGCGGCTGGGCGCTGCTGTTCGGGCTGGCCACCTTCGCCCTGGTGCGTCTCTATCCGCGGCGATGGAATGCCTGGTTGCCCGGCCCCCTGGCGGCACTGGTGCTGCTGACGCTGCTGAGCCAGCTTCTTCCCGCCGAGGCCCTGCCCCGGCTCGGCACCATCCCCCAGGGTCTGCCGCAGCTGCGGTGGCCCCAGCTGGACCTCAACGACCTGCGTCTGCTCGGCGGCTTTGCCCTAACCCTGGGGGTGCTCGGCTCGATCGATTCCCTGCTCACCTCCCTGGTGGCGGACAACATCACCCGCAGCCAGCACGATTCCGACCGCGAGCTGATCGGCCAGGGGATCGGCAACATGGCCGCGGCGCTTCTGGGTGGGCTGCCGGGAGCCGGGGCGACGATGCGCACGGTGACCAACGTGCAGGCCGGGGGGCGCACCCCGCTCTCCGGCATGGTGCACAGCCTGGTGCTGCTGGTGCTGACCGTGGGGGCCGGCGGCCTGGCCCGGCCGATTCCCCTGGCCGTGCTCGCCGGGATCCTGCTGCACGTGGGCATCGAGATCATCGACTGGGCCTTTCTCGCCCGGGCCCCCGCCCTCTCCTGGCGGACCACCGGCCTGATGTGGCTGGTGCTCCTGCTCACGGTGTTCTGGGATCTGGTGACGGCGGTGGTGATCGGCGTGTTTCTGGCGAACGTGCTCACCATCAAGGGGCAGGCGGAAGCACTGGCGCGGAGCAGCCAGCAGGTGCGCGGCGGCGGGGAAGGCGCCAGCTATCTCGATGCCCGCGAGCAGGAGCTGGTGGAACGGGCCGGCTCGGATCTGCTGCTGCTGAGTTTCACGGGCCCGCTGAGTTTCGGCTCGAGCCGCTATCTCACCCAGCTGCTGAACAACAGCTCCGCCTACGGCACTCTGGTGCTGGATCTAAGCACCGTGACCCATCTGGGGGTCACGGCGTCGCTGGCGATCGAGGCGCTGTGCCGTGACGCCGTGCAGCAGGAGCGCCGGATCCTGATCGCCGCCACCGATCCCCAGCAGGTGGAGCGCTTGCGCCGGCTGGGGCTGGGCCGCAACCGGGCGGTGCAGCTGGTGGGCAGCCGTCGTGAGGCCCTCGAGCGGGCGAGCGGTGAACAGGAGGTGATCCCGCCGACCGAACTCTCCAGCCCTGCACCCGCCCCACAGGAGCCGCCTGAGGGGATCGCAGGCGGCAGCCGCCCATCCGCAACGGCGGCTCAGCGGTAG
- a CDS encoding GNAT family N-acetyltransferase, with product MVSRANPAAAAGQGLIRPLGRKDIPQVVAWARAEGFCPGEGDVAIYRHTDRQGVWVKELNQRLIGCIAGVRYNAEYGFMGMFLVDPDHRGRGHGLSLWRRAMEHLGDLPCVGLEAALERVEDYRRWGFEPASPTHRWQLVASGEEPAGAGRAGLELVRGDQLPQRAVQAYDAQREPSPRPHFLADWLGHPAGTVLALMDRDGQCHGFGRIRPCLLRQGSGWRIGPLLADDPGLAEALLLGMLARHPGVVLIDVPGANPEGDRLMERLGFRHTATMVRMYRGRPPAVGLADVFGLACLELG from the coding sequence ATGGTGAGCAGGGCCAACCCAGCGGCGGCGGCGGGCCAGGGGCTGATCCGGCCCCTCGGCCGCAAGGACATCCCCCAGGTGGTGGCATGGGCACGGGCGGAGGGCTTCTGCCCGGGAGAAGGCGATGTGGCGATCTACCGCCACACCGACCGCCAGGGCGTATGGGTGAAGGAGCTCAACCAGCGGCTGATCGGCTGCATCGCCGGCGTGCGCTACAACGCCGAGTACGGCTTCATGGGGATGTTCCTGGTGGACCCGGACCACCGGGGGCGAGGCCATGGCCTGTCCTTGTGGCGCAGGGCCATGGAGCACCTCGGCGATCTGCCCTGCGTGGGGCTGGAGGCCGCCCTCGAGCGGGTGGAGGACTACCGCCGCTGGGGCTTCGAGCCAGCCTCCCCGACCCACCGCTGGCAGCTGGTCGCCAGCGGAGAGGAGCCCGCCGGAGCGGGCCGGGCGGGCCTGGAGCTCGTGCGGGGGGATCAACTGCCGCAGCGGGCAGTGCAGGCCTACGACGCCCAGCGCGAACCCAGCCCGCGTCCCCACTTCCTGGCGGACTGGCTGGGCCATCCGGCCGGCACGGTGCTGGCCCTGATGGACCGCGACGGTCAGTGCCATGGCTTCGGGCGGATCCGGCCCTGCCTGCTGCGCCAGGGGAGTGGCTGGAGGATCGGACCCCTTCTGGCCGATGACCCCGGGCTGGCGGAGGCGCTGCTGCTGGGGATGCTGGCCCGCCATCCGGGCGTGGTGCTGATCGATGTGCCGGGTGCCAACCCCGAGGGGGACCGGCTGATGGAACGCCTGGGGTTCCGCCACACCGCCACGATGGTGCGGATGTACCGCGGCCGGCCACCGGCGGTGGGACTGGCGGACGTGTTCGGCCTGGCCTGCCTGGAGCTGGGCTGA
- a CDS encoding AarF/ABC1/UbiB kinase family protein, whose product MLSGSSRALEIVRVVSQHQWDYLLGLLSAQLGQAGEAQPSLPAPEVLCRVLTELGPVFVKVGQLLSTRPDLLPQPYISALARLQSGVAPAPWSAVESVLLAQLGCPLEQAFAGFDTTPVAAGSIGQVYRASLLDGTAVAVKVLRPGIERQVEEDGQLLRQIAALAAQTPLGASYDLSGLADQLIGALEGEIDFRSEASHTERLAEVLRRSSFVGDGGLRVPAVYNELSGPAVLVLEWLDGDPILSPAGRGALEACPEGLEGATNNLLGAFVEQFFVEGFFDADPHPGNLMVAADGTITLLDLGMVGSFDPRTRTLVLDLVLALINEDPARATDLLVQLAPPLRATADRRRLRRQLDQLIRANFAKPLNQLNFARFLADLLQIANRAGLQVPGNMGLFVKAITNLEGVGRELNPGFSFTEAMKPLVSRLMARALLLPQQRVMQLGLDLRTLLLESPRQLSGLLQRFSGDELVFAFQLQGLEKLLGNLDVLSRRIALAILVASLLLSATVMATQSELQLLRQVSQGLFVAANVLGVWLVVSLMRSGRR is encoded by the coding sequence ATGCTCAGTGGATCCTCCCGCGCCCTCGAGATCGTGCGGGTGGTGTCCCAGCACCAGTGGGACTATCTGCTGGGCCTGCTCAGCGCCCAGCTCGGCCAGGCCGGCGAGGCCCAGCCCAGCCTGCCGGCGCCGGAGGTGCTCTGCCGGGTGCTCACCGAGCTCGGCCCGGTGTTCGTGAAGGTGGGCCAGCTGCTCAGCACCCGGCCCGATCTGCTCCCCCAGCCCTACATCAGTGCACTGGCCCGGCTGCAGAGCGGCGTGGCCCCGGCCCCCTGGTCGGCGGTGGAGTCGGTGCTGCTGGCCCAGCTGGGCTGCCCGCTGGAGCAGGCGTTCGCCGGATTCGACACCACACCGGTGGCGGCCGGCAGCATCGGCCAGGTCTACCGGGCCTCCCTCCTCGACGGCACCGCCGTGGCCGTGAAGGTGCTGCGGCCCGGCATCGAGCGGCAGGTGGAGGAGGACGGCCAGCTGCTGCGCCAGATCGCCGCCCTCGCGGCCCAGACCCCCCTCGGGGCCAGCTACGACCTGTCCGGTCTGGCCGATCAGCTGATCGGTGCGCTGGAAGGTGAGATCGATTTCCGCAGCGAGGCCAGCCATACCGAACGGCTGGCGGAGGTGCTGCGCCGCTCCAGCTTCGTGGGGGACGGAGGTCTGCGGGTTCCCGCCGTCTACAACGAGCTCTCCGGGCCGGCGGTGCTGGTGCTGGAGTGGCTGGACGGCGACCCGATCCTCAGCCCCGCCGGCCGCGGTGCCCTCGAGGCCTGCCCGGAAGGACTCGAGGGGGCCACCAACAACCTGCTCGGCGCCTTCGTGGAGCAGTTCTTCGTGGAGGGGTTCTTCGATGCGGATCCCCATCCCGGCAACCTGATGGTGGCCGCCGACGGCACGATCACCCTGCTCGATCTGGGCATGGTGGGCAGTTTCGACCCCCGGACCCGCACCCTGGTGCTGGATCTGGTGCTGGCGCTGATCAACGAGGACCCCGCCAGGGCCACCGACCTGCTGGTGCAGCTGGCGCCGCCGCTGCGGGCCACGGCCGACCGGCGGCGTCTGCGGCGGCAGCTCGATCAGCTGATCCGCGCCAATTTCGCCAAGCCGCTCAACCAGCTCAACTTCGCCCGCTTCCTGGCCGACCTGCTCCAGATCGCCAACCGCGCCGGACTGCAGGTACCCGGCAACATGGGCCTGTTCGTGAAGGCCATCACCAACCTCGAGGGGGTGGGCCGGGAACTCAATCCCGGGTTCAGCTTCACCGAGGCGATGAAACCGTTGGTAAGCCGGCTGATGGCCAGGGCCCTGCTGCTGCCTCAGCAGCGCGTGATGCAGCTCGGTCTCGACCTGCGCACCCTGCTGCTGGAGTCGCCCCGCCAGCTGAGTGGTCTGCTGCAGCGCTTCAGCGGCGACGAGCTGGTGTTCGCCTTCCAGCTCCAGGGCCTGGAGAAGTTGCTGGGCAACCTGGATGTGCTCTCGCGCCGTATCGCCCTGGCGATCCTGGTGGCCTCCCTGCTGCTGAGCGCCACGGTCATGGCCACCCAGTCGGAGCTGCAGCTGCTGCGCCAGGTGAGCCAGGGCCTCTTCGTGGCCGCCAATGTGCTCGGGGTGTGGCTGGTGGTGTCGCTGATGCGCTCCGGGCGCCGCTGA
- a CDS encoding transporter substrate-binding domain-containing protein codes for MPSVRCLARCTVPVALAALLLPMAAAARLRVGISGSEPFLVEQPGGIGGISADVWREVASEQELAFELIPQDNTQANLDAVARGDLDLAIGPISITPERLAQADIEFTQPYFVGRIGVLLPLRDAGLWSRIRPFFGMAALSSVGVLLLALFVVGNLIWLAERRRNPEQFPRAYLHGVGNGMWFAIVTLTTVGYGDRSPVTRSGRVITGVWMIITLLAVSSITAGLASAFTVSLAQVPAGGIRDVEDLRQRPVAVVRGTTSEKWGRRSGARLSAQPSLEAAVNQLAVGEVDAVIYDAPALRYHLRTNPDLPMRVARFSLAQETYGFVFPTGSPLERPLDVSLLRLSRSGRIKAIQHSWLD; via the coding sequence ATGCCGAGCGTTCGCTGTCTGGCCCGCTGCACGGTCCCTGTGGCCCTGGCGGCGCTGCTCCTGCCCATGGCAGCAGCCGCCAGGCTGCGGGTGGGCATCAGCGGCAGCGAGCCCTTCCTGGTCGAGCAGCCGGGTGGCATCGGCGGCATCAGCGCCGACGTGTGGCGTGAGGTGGCCAGCGAGCAGGAGCTTGCCTTCGAGCTGATCCCTCAGGACAACACCCAGGCCAACCTGGACGCCGTGGCCCGCGGCGACCTTGATCTGGCGATCGGCCCGATCAGCATCACGCCCGAACGGCTCGCCCAGGCGGACATCGAGTTCACCCAGCCCTACTTCGTCGGCCGGATCGGGGTGCTCCTGCCCCTGCGCGACGCTGGCCTCTGGAGCCGCATCCGCCCCTTCTTCGGCATGGCGGCCCTCTCCTCGGTGGGGGTGCTGCTGCTGGCCCTGTTCGTGGTGGGCAACCTGATCTGGCTGGCGGAGCGGCGGCGCAACCCGGAGCAGTTTCCACGCGCCTACCTGCACGGTGTGGGCAACGGCATGTGGTTCGCCATCGTGACCCTCACCACCGTGGGCTACGGGGACCGCTCGCCGGTTACCCGCAGCGGCCGTGTGATCACGGGGGTGTGGATGATCATCACCTTGCTGGCCGTCTCGTCGATCACGGCCGGCCTGGCTTCGGCCTTCACCGTGTCCCTGGCCCAGGTGCCGGCCGGCGGCATCCGCGACGTGGAGGATCTGCGCCAGCGCCCGGTGGCGGTGGTGAGGGGAACCACCAGCGAGAAGTGGGGCCGCCGCAGCGGCGCCCGCCTCAGTGCCCAGCCCAGTCTGGAGGCGGCGGTGAACCAGCTGGCGGTGGGGGAGGTGGATGCGGTGATCTACGACGCACCGGCCCTGCGCTACCACCTGCGCACCAATCCGGATCTGCCGATGCGGGTGGCCCGCTTCAGCCTGGCGCAGGAGACCTACGGCTTCGTGTTCCCCACCGGCAGCCCCCTGGAGCGGCCCCTGGACGTGAGCCTCCTGCGCCTGAGCCGCTCGGGCCGGATCAAGGCGATTCAGCACTCCTGGCTGGACTGA
- a CDS encoding tellurite resistance TerB family protein, giving the protein MTTTLSSPARLGTDEPLDPASAFVAVALSAVSWDGVLTMAGSRALRHSLDYRHPYRDYAPDQTVALLDGLMAILRRQGPQHLMVMAAEALNPNQRATAYAVAAEIMRSDGPLEDDERNILSNLAATLELGDAVTIPVHSVMDLLHADLG; this is encoded by the coding sequence ATGACCACCACCCTCTCCTCGCCAGCAAGGCTGGGCACCGATGAGCCCCTCGATCCGGCCAGCGCCTTCGTGGCGGTGGCCCTCTCCGCCGTGTCCTGGGACGGCGTGCTGACCATGGCGGGGTCACGGGCCCTGCGCCATTCGCTCGACTACCGCCATCCCTACCGCGATTACGCCCCCGACCAGACCGTGGCCCTGCTGGACGGGCTGATGGCGATCCTGCGGCGCCAGGGGCCCCAGCACCTGATGGTGATGGCCGCCGAGGCGCTCAACCCCAACCAGCGGGCCACGGCCTATGCGGTGGCGGCCGAGATCATGCGCTCGGACGGTCCACTCGAGGATGACGAGCGCAACATCCTCAGCAACCTGGCCGCCACGCTTGAACTCGGGGATGCGGTGACCATCCCGGTGCATTCCGTGATGGATCTGCTGCACGCGGACCTGGGCTGA
- a CDS encoding cupin domain-containing protein, whose product MRLSRQVEILPIAGSHSGHAYFSDPQPCDETLIAEISPQTCGELFCHRRQTDQLRVLRGSIDLVVVQDGRLRSIPLREDEAAWVRIPPGVPHGAINRGRTPALLVNAVVRHGPSDGRDYRPRRLPAALQQQWHALTGLAAA is encoded by the coding sequence ATGCGCCTCTCCCGCCAGGTGGAGATCCTGCCGATCGCCGGCAGTCACTCCGGCCACGCCTACTTCTCCGATCCCCAGCCCTGTGACGAAACCCTGATCGCCGAGATCAGCCCCCAGACCTGCGGCGAACTCTTCTGCCACCGCCGCCAGACCGATCAGTTGAGGGTGCTGCGCGGCAGCATCGACCTCGTGGTGGTGCAGGACGGTCGCCTGCGCTCGATCCCGCTGCGGGAGGACGAGGCTGCCTGGGTGCGGATCCCGCCGGGGGTGCCCCACGGCGCCATCAACCGTGGCCGCACTCCGGCACTGCTGGTGAATGCCGTGGTTCGCCACGGCCCCAGTGATGGGCGCGATTACCGGCCCCGGCGGTTGCCGGCCGCCCTGCAGCAGCAGTGGCACGCGCTCACCGGCCTTGCTGCCGCATGA